The nucleotide sequence ACGTCGCGACGTGCCACAGCCCGAACAGCAGCGAGCCGGCCGCCGCCACGCCGCGGAAACCCCACGCCCGCCCGAGCGTTCCGTGCAGGACGCCGCGGAAGGCGAGTTCCTCGGGGATCACGGTCTGCAGCGGGATGATGATCATCGACGCGAGGACGGCGCCGGACAGCGTCGCGTAGTGGTCGTTCATGAACAGCGGCCGCGTCCACGGCAGGGCGATGCCCACGCCGATGACGGCGGCGACGAGCGCCACCGCGGCGAGGGCGTACCCGGCACCGGAGCGCCAGTGCTCACGACCGAGGCCGAGTTCGGTCCAGCCGATGCCGCGTGATCGCACCAGCGCCACCAGTCCGAGGGCGGCGAGCGGGACGGTCACCACGTTCGCCCACGGCGTCGTGAAGTGTGCGACGAGATTGGTCAGCGCGAGGAC is from Mycolicibacterium grossiae and encodes:
- a CDS encoding CPBP family intramembrane glutamic endopeptidase, coding for MSESLAATALAAAPPASADAHPLLGQLSALHHYRVYVDIGVVVVVLALTNLVAHFTTPWANVVTVPLAALGLVALVRSRGIGWTELGLGREHWRSGAGYALAAVALVAAVIGVGIALPWTRPLFMNDHYATLSGAVLASMIIIPLQTVIPEELAFRGVLHGTLGRAWGFRGVAAAGSLLFGLWHVATSLGLTSSNAGFTRLFGGGVGGMVAGVVLAVLATAAAGFVFTWLRGRSGSLLAPIALHWSLNGLGALAAALVWHAST